Below is a genomic region from Henckelia pumila isolate YLH828 chromosome 3, ASM3356847v2, whole genome shotgun sequence.
tccatctctgtgacttcaagtccacaaaatttcaattgagagactattcgatacatcgcagaattataatcactgacttttttaaagtcttggaatctcaacatattccattcatcacgggcggtcggaagtatcacttcccttgtatgctcaaatctttctttcaagccttttcataaaatcattgggtctttttttgtgagatactcacatttcaacccttcatcaagatgtcgacgtaagaaaatcatagcttttgctttatcttgtgaggttgataaattattttctttgatggtttcacttagacccaatgactcaagatgcatctcaacatcaagagtccatgacatataatttttttcagtgatatcgagtgcaacgaattcaagctttgccaagtttgacatggtggtactagacaaataacaatgcattttattagttaatttctattagtatgataatacaaaataatggaaggacgaaaattacaagtgcgtatataaatagataaaaaatcTGTGGTGGAAAATCATCGGtgagtacaaaactcgtgagcatgatgatcatagtcgttatgaaaaatagccttagaaaggtcaaaaactccatcttcttctttttcgaaaaaaaccgaggagaaattattttgagagaaagagtgaatttgatgtgattgaaaatgagtttgagtgaatatatttatagggcaaaaactatccgtttgtgaccgttgggggtaagaaaaaaatcaagtatgtgttgaataaaaatttgtgataatgatgcaatgcatataatgataatcataattaaataattatgtatatcatatcacattattataaggtcggtgtcgtagacatccttttatataatattgtgaaattatactaatatagttagtataaagtcaggtatagtatatcatatgacattattataagatcggtgttatagacagccttttatataataacatgaaattatacaaatataattatattgtttaaaaaccttagaggcttttatacttgtcgtatcccttaccgggagtgtgggatgtcgtcttaacatcctcccaggatttataacaagtttttgaaattcataacatgatattatacacaataaaaatatataaacagtaaaaatgaatattcttacttgttgattatttttgacttcttcttatattttggagcgtcgaaaattatagagagccttcgagcgatcgtgctgataacgtgttgtgaaaaagtaaaaatttacggtaaaaagtaaatactccaaaactcaaaatatatcaaactctacactttataatatttttttctcaacttaattgtgtatttttcatcacaaataaagacctatttatagatctacatttgagattagtccaaaaattaatacatcattatctacatcatcacacactaatttttcacattttacaactcaatattcaacattcaacattcaatattcaatattcaatataataataataatatatttttcaacaccaACCAAAATATATGTCCAACAAAGAGGTCATTACTTTTTCTAGCTATTATTTGGGGTCGAAATTGTTTTAGTCCCTCGCAAAATAACCATACagatcttcatttttttttctcacaTTTCTAACTGCAGTTCAgttttttctttcacaaaacGGTCCTGGATAAATGAGCAACAAATGGACCAATATGTACATTAAGGAGGCGTTAACATTAGAGATTGCTACCTTATGAGTCTATGCATCTTTCCAATATCCATGCGATGAGTTAAGAATTCTAATATTACTTGAGTTATATATTCGTCAGCACAAGAGTTACGTTTCGATTCCACTCTTGGACTAATCACTTAGTTCTATATGATCACTTTTGGTGCCATGCTAAATCACAATTattcacctttttttttttgggtccaAATTAATCCTTTTCCTTGTCAAGGCATGTCACATACACGTTGAGAAAGCCGAAAATGTTGTTTCTGTTTTAGTCTGGCGGCCTGAATATTGAAAAATAGTGTAGATTCCAAATAGATTCCACCAGATACAAGTTGTCCTAAACAAACCTATAAATtacaattattaaataaatattttaaaacacaaATTCTTCTGCGCCGAACCAACAGAAATCAGTTGGAAAAATCAAGATCACACGCCAAAACACAGTAATTAACCCCTAACAACATTAATTAGTAGCGTAATTAATATCATCCACTTAATTTCTAGCTAATCTTTCCCATGTTCATTGTAGTTTCTGAATGTCCCTATAGACCTCGGATCCCACTCCACCAATATACATTTGCACCAGATCCCTTCGCTGTTTCACTTTCAATAATCCAAATTTCTACAGCTCGTATCCAAATCCAATGCACATTTGTTTCTATTCTTCTTTAAATCCATATATCCAACATGAATCAGAACAAGACCCTTCTCATATCCTCCAAATTCTTGCACATAATTATCTGTAAAGAAATTTGAGATTGATTTTGTTCTTTAAATTGTCGGTAGTTTTTCAACGACCCATTAATGTACAGCTCAGTTAAGACCGGATTCCGGTCTCTGTACATCACTCTGCTGCTGATAGTGGTGGCCGCCACTCTCACCATCCGGGCACTGCTCCATTTCAATGGCGGCGGAGCCAGCTTTCAGCAGAAATATGAAATCCCACCTGCTAGAACCCCTCAAAAACCAGTCTTTAACGAAACGCTTTTGAAATATGCTGCTGTCGAAATAGCGGAGGCTCGTGTAAAGCAAGAAGTCGATGATTTGTTGAATGCAAATTTCAGAAACAGAGGCGAAAAGGGATCTTTCCTTTCTTTTGGAAGGCACCGCATTGATTTGAGGCTCAAGTCTTCTAGAGGGACTCCACTGCAGGTCCAGTCCCCGGAGTTCAATCGCCTGTGGTTAAATCTCAGGAGGTATTTGAGTGATTGGTGGAGGAACAGAAGGCTGGATTTGGATACAACGTTGGATTCTGCTAATGATGCTAAAGTTACTTTTGAGGAGTACTACAGTGGTGTAAAAGATTCAAGAAAGAGATACAAGAGTTGTGCTGTGGTGGGAAACAGTGGGATTCTGTTGAGTAGTGATCATGGTAAGCTGATCGATAGTCATGAGATTGTTATTCGGCTAAACAACGCGAGAATCGCGGGATATGAGCGCGACGTGGGGGCGAAAACGAGTGTGTCTTTCATTAACAGCAACATATTAAGTTCGTGCGCGCGCAGGGTGGATTGTTTTTGCCATCCTTACGGCGAGGAAGTGCCTACGGTTATGTATATATGTCAACCGGTTCACTTTTTCGATTTCTTGGTGTGCAATGCTTCTCACAAGGCGCCTTTGGTTGTTACCGATCCAAGATTCGACATGTTGTGTGCTAGGATCGTGAAGTATTACTCGTTGAAACGGTTCGTGGAGACAACCGGGAAGGATTGTGGCGAATGGGGGTCGGCTCACGATGCGCTCGAGTTCCACTACTCTTCGGGTATGCAAGCGATCATGCTTGCCGTGGGGACTTGTGACAAGGTTAGTGTTTTTGGGTTCGGGAAATCTTGTTCAGCTAGACACCATTACCATACGAGTCAAAAGGCCGAGCTTTCGCTACACGACTACGAGGCAGAGTATGATTTTTATGAGGATTTGATGAAAAGACCAGAGGCTATTCCCTTCATATCAGATGAATTCAAGTTTCCTTCTGTCGAAATGTATCGCTAAAATTTTGTAGGATTAGCTTTTTTGACTAGTTTTTTATTCAGTACGCGTCTGGCTCCGATCGCATAACGACGTGGGGAAAGAACTAAAGTTGTAACAAGAATATTGTTTCATTATAATTAGCTGAGGTATACAGTCCAAGATATATAGTTAATTCATGATTGTAACTCAATTGTAAGTTTGTAACTAGAAGTTGAAAATGAATGCATTAATTTACAAGTCTGAAGCCCTTTTTTGCTGGTTTGGATATTGTTCTTGAATTGTTAATATATGCATATTTTTAaggtttgatttatttattaatcTTTAAGGGGTTGATGGAACCGATCGATACATGTGAAGTTAGAACAAAGATCAAATCGTGTATTAATTTGGTGGTTTAATATTGTATCCTCAAACTAACAAACTTGGATGATGCGGATGTTATGTTagatttaaatatatacaacAGTTTCGTTCATGCAATGCGTGCTTAGGAGATAGTTTTTTGGCATGTAATATGCGTGGACTCAAGTAGAAAAGTGTATGGATAATTTTTTGTTGACTAACGCTATATGTGTATCTTGGTTTACACCATTttttattaatgttttttttgattaataattagatatttattttttatcattgGTATTTTAAATGAGGAAAAATTTAAGTAAGAGTGTAAATCAAGGTGTACATCTAgcatttttttgtttattttaatcgtggttgattttttttcataagATATGTTGAAATTAGTTACACTAATGGCGATAATCAGCTAGAATAATTATTGAAGTTGGATGATTTATTGTAGTTAAGTGCAGTAATTTATCTTTTACACATTTTATaattttgttgtgaaaaataccgGTAAAAATATTAGTCATTTGGTTTTGTTGTTGTGCCAAATTAGATCAAAGGTATGGTAGAGTGCCACTTCCTTTATATATGCTTTATCACAAGACAATATAAGTTTTTAACTCAAAATTAAAGCTTGACATTATATAGAAATTGCAGATCCCTTCTTTCGTTCCTCCTTTAAGGGTTTGGTTCTACTCTTGAAAATCAATTTGGATatctatataatttttactaaatataataattttccaCCAAAATGAAATTACtaaaaaaaagaaatcatgTTAATTGATGTTCTATAtaatattgataattttttatttaaaatttgaaattgatcggacaattttga
It encodes:
- the LOC140892649 gene encoding beta-1,6-galactosyltransferase GALT29A-like, with product MYSSVKTGFRSLYITLLLIVVAATLTIRALLHFNGGGASFQQKYEIPPARTPQKPVFNETLLKYAAVEIAEARVKQEVDDLLNANFRNRGEKGSFLSFGRHRIDLRLKSSRGTPLQVQSPEFNRLWLNLRRYLSDWWRNRRLDLDTTLDSANDAKVTFEEYYSGVKDSRKRYKSCAVVGNSGILLSSDHGKLIDSHEIVIRLNNARIAGYERDVGAKTSVSFINSNILSSCARRVDCFCHPYGEEVPTVMYICQPVHFFDFLVCNASHKAPLVVTDPRFDMLCARIVKYYSLKRFVETTGKDCGEWGSAHDALEFHYSSGMQAIMLAVGTCDKVSVFGFGKSCSARHHYHTSQKAELSLHDYEAEYDFYEDLMKRPEAIPFISDEFKFPSVEMYR